Within Schumannella luteola, the genomic segment CCGTCCAGATCAGCCAGACCGCGATCGACGCGTACGAGATGAGGATCCCCGCATCCGTCAGCGCGACGATCTCGGCGGTGCTCGGATCGCCGGAGCGCTCGCGACCGTTCAGCAGCAGTCCGCGCGCGAAGAGCTCATTCGCCGCGAGGTAGAGCCCGGCCGCGATCGCCCCCGCGAGCAGGCCCTTCCACCAGCGCGGTCGACCGCGCCGCAGCAGGCCGTCGAGGGGATAGTGCGCGAGAGTGCGCCCGGGCGCTCCGGTCAGCAGGACGGCCGCCAGCGCGAGCGCCAGATAGAGCAGCAGCAGCGGGTCGCCGCGGGAGAACTCCGGGCGCAGGTCGTTCCAGAGAACGAGCTGCGCGACGCCGGCCGCGAAGATCCCGAGCAGCACGATCGCCGAGCCGGTCGAGGCGATCGCGCGCGTCCGTCGCAGTCGATCGAGGTCGCGGGTCGGCACCTCCGCGGGCGTCGCAGGCTCCCGGCTCGCGCGGCCGTCGACCGGGGCGCGGGCGTCGAGCCGGGTCCCGCACGCCGAGCAGCGGTCTTCGCCGATCTCGTACGGCAGCGAGCACATCGAGCATCGGCGCATGGAGGCAGTCTGCCCGCTCGCGGGCCGGACGTGAAGGTGTCTCAGCCGGGAATGCGGTCGCCGAGCGCGAGCATCGCGCCCGCGGCGACGCCGAGCACGAGCACGCCGGCGCCGAGGATCGCCGCGACGCGCAGCCACGGCTTGTTCTCGAACCAGTACTCGCTGCCCGGGTAGGTCTCGAAGAACGCCTTCGACGTCACCGGCTCGGCGACGGTCTGCACCGGCACGGGCAGGGCGGCGGCGAGCTTCTCGAGCAGGCCGTCATCCCAGAAGTTGCCGCGCAGGCGGAACAGCCGGCGCCCGGTCGCGTCGCGCACGAGCATCTGCAGCACCGGGTCGGGAGCAGCCCCGACGAAGGTCGGCACGAGCAGCACCTCGTGCACGTCGTCGAGGTCGACGCGCACCATCGGGCTGAAGATGCCGTTGCCGCTGAGCTCGCGATCGGTGAGTCGCACGTGGATCGTGAGCTGACGGATGCCGAGCACGACGCAGGTGATCACGATGGCCGACTCGATGAGCACGGTCGGCAGCAGGCCGTCGCCGAGCACGACGAGGGCGACGGTCACCGGCACGAGCGCGAGCACGAGAGCCGTGATCGCGCCGACCAGGATGGATCGGCGTAGGCGCGCGAAGACGAGCGTCGTCGGCGTCGTCATGGTCGTCACCCCGTCCTCCTCCTCGGGTCTGCTGTCTCGATGGTGACAACTCTGCCGGATCCGCGCGTCATCCCAGTTCGGGGCACCCCGGTTCGGGGGCACCCCGAACCGCTCTCAGAGCCAGCGCTTGCGCTTGAACACGAACCACAGCCCCGCGCCGAGCCCCAGCATGAGCGCGATCGCGAAGGGGTAACCCCACGCCCAGTGCAGCTCGGGCATGGCGTCGAAGTTCATGCCGTAGACGCCCGCGATGAGCGTCGGCGCGAACAGGATCGCCGCCCACGACGTGATCTTCTTCGTCTGCTCGCCCTGCTCGAGCTGGATCTGCGCGAGCCGCCGGCTCTCCTCGCCCTGGGCGAGGCTGGCGCGGGTCATGCGGCGCATCCCCTCGTTCTGCTCCTGGGTGACGAGGGTCGAGTGCAGGGTGAGGAGGCTCTCGAGCAGCGCGCGGAAGGCATCCGCCCGCTCGGTGATGCGCAGCGCGTGGTCGAGCACGTTGCGCACCTGGTTCTGCACCTCGTCGTCGGCGCCGTACTTGCGCGAGCCGCGCAGCAGCCCGTGCAGCATGTCGGGCAACGGGCCGATCGCGCGCTGGAAGTCGATCACCTGCGAGAGCAGGTGGTAGATGCGCTGGGATGCGGCCGGGTCGGCCTTGCCGCGCAGCAGCTCGTCCTCGAGCGCATCCACGCCCTCCTGCAGGCCGTGCACGACGGGCGCGTAGCCGTCGACGACCTCGTCGAGGATCGCCGCGAGCACGGCCTCCGAGCCGCCGCAGAGCGTCTGCGGGTTCGCCTCGAGCCGCGCCCGCACGCCGGCGAGCGAGGGGCGGTCGGCGTGCCGCACGGTGATCACGAAGTGCGGCCCGGCGAAGACGTGGATCTCGCCCGACTCGACCGTGACGCCGTCGGCGGTGGATGCGGCGGTGGCGTCGGCGCCCGCGAGCCAGGCCGGCCGCAGCACCAGGAACAGCGTGTGGTCGTACCGCTCGAGCTTGGCCCGCTGGTGGCCCTTCTGCGCGTCCTCGACAGCGAGCGGGTGCAGGTCGAACTCCTCGGCCAGCTCGGTCAGCTGGGCGGCGGTCGGGCGCAGCAGGCCGATCCAGGCGAGATCGTCGGTGCCCACGAGGCTCTCGGAGGTGAGATGCGTCTCGGGAGGGGCGGCCAGGCGTGCGCCGTCGCGGTAGATGCCGGTGTCGATGAGAGTCATCACTCCTCCTGAGGTGTCAGGAGGCAGGCGTGCGCAGACCCGGCGTCAGACGAGTGGATGCGCGGGCGCGAGCTGAGTCAGCCGCGGACGCGGGCATCCATCCGCCTCGTGCCGGGACGAGGGAGGAGGATCAGGACGCAGAAGCGCCGAGGCAGGAGCGACGGCGCTTCTGCGGATCATGATCGCCGATCATCGTGCGCGTCACCTGCCTCTCGCGGTTCGTTCTGCGGGTCTCGCGGGGCCGTCGCGCTGGGCGTCGACCGGGCGTCTCGGGCTCGCGCGGGGCGCGGGCCTCGGCAAGGATACGCCTCTTCCGCGGCGGGGGCGCACGCCCCCGTTTCGGGCTCGACGGCGGGCTCCCGCTCGCGCTCGATGAGTCAGGGCACGGGTGCGTAGGCGCGCAGGAACGCGGCGGCGCCGGCGCGGGCCGCGGTGCGCACGCGGCGGGCGGTGACGTCGAGCGGCAGGAAGGTGCCGCGGTCGAGGTCGGCGCCCATCACGAGGAAGGCGAAGTGCTCGGCCATGAGGCGCCCGGGCGCCGCACGCAGCAGCCCGCGTTCGGCTAGGCGCACGAACAGGGCGGCGAGCGCGCGCATGACCGCTTCGGGGGCGCGGTCGCGGTACTCCTCGGCGAGGTCGGGGAAGCGGCGCGACTCGGTCACGAGCAGCCGTCGCAGCGGCAGCACCGGGCCCAGCAGCACGGATTCGGCGAGCCGCACCGCGATATCCGGCAGCTCGGCGGCGGGGTCGTCGACGGCCAGCACCTCGGCGGCGAGGGAGGCGCTGAATCGGTCGGCGGTCGCGATCGAGCGCAGGATCGTGGCGCGGAACAGCGCATCCTTCTCGCCGTACAGGTTGTAGATCGTGCGCTTGGCCACGCCGCCGGCCGCCGCGATCTGGTCGACCGTCGCCTCCACGTAGCCGTGCTCGAGGAAGACGACGGCCGCCGCGTCGAGGATGAGCGCGCGCGATCGGGTCACGCGCGGGTCCTCGTGCTCGGTCATCGTCGTCCTCTCGTGCGCGGCGCTCGCCGCGGTCGGATGCTTGCGTCGGCCGTCGCGATGTCGCTACCGTACCGCCGAGTGCACTAATGCACCCATGAGTGCAGGAGACCGTGATGGCCGAGAAGAACCCCGACCTCGACGGCGCCGCCGCCGTCACCCGCAGCCTGCTCGGCTGGGGCGTCGTGGCCGGTCCGTTCTACGTCGTCGTCGGCCTCGTGCTCGCCCTGACCCGCCCGGGGTTCGATCTGACGCGGCACGCCCTCTCCCTGCTCATGCTCGGCGATCTGGGCTGGCTGCAGCGGGCGAACCTCGGCCTCACGGCGCTCATGGTCATCGCGGCGGCTGTCGGCATCCTGCGGGCGATCCGCAGCGGGCGCGGTCTCGCGATCGGCGCGCTCACGATCGTCTACGGCGGCGGGCTCGCGCTCAGCGCCGTCTTCCCTCCCGACCCGGTCGCCGGTTTCCCGTCCGGATCGGCGGGCGGCGAGTTCAGTCTCTCCGGCATCCTGCACCTGCTCTTCGGCGCCATCGGCTTCGTCGCGATCGCCGTCGCCGCGTTCGCGTACGCCGGATGGGTGCGCGCGCTCGGGCGTCCGCGCCTGGCGGGGTTCAGCATCCTGCTCGGCGTGCTCGTGCTCGTCGGCTTCGTCGGCGGGGCCGCCCTCTCGAACGGTCCGCTCGTCGCGCTCGGCACCGCGTTGCTGTGGATCGCCGTGCTCGCCCAGTGCGCCTGGCTCGCCCGCGCGGCGTCGCAGATCTACGCCTGGTCGCCGCATCCGCTGCGTTCGAAGCGCGCCGAGCAGGGGCGCCCCGAGCAGGGTCGCGCCGCCGAGTAGGCGACGGCTCCCCGCGTCGGCGCGCCCCAGCTTCCCGCCGCCGGCGCGACTCAGCTCACCGCGTGCGCGCTGTCGTCGATCTCGCCGACGAGCTCCTCGAGGATGTCCTCGAGGAACACCGCGCCGTGGATGCGCCCCTCGGCGTCGGCCGTTCGGGCGACGTGCACGCCGTCGCGGCGCATCCGGTCGAGAGCGTCCTCGAGCTCGGCGTCGCGCGAGAGCGTGACGAGACGGCGCATCCGCTTCGCCGGAACCGGCTGCGTATCCGCCGCGCCCGTCAGGTCGAGCACGTCCTTGAGGTGCAGGTACGCGATGGGCTCGGCGGCGACGGGCTCGGCGACGCCTGACGCATCGGCGTCAGTCAGCACGAAGCGCGACCAGCCGGTCTCGGCCACCGCGGCCCGCACGTCGGCGGGCGTCGCGTCGCGGGCGAGCGTGCGCATCCGCGTCGTCGGCACCTCGATGTCGTGCACCCGCTTGTCGGTGAATTCGAACGCCGCCTGCAGCGCGCCCGACCGGTCGTCGAGCACACCCTCGCGGGTCGACACCGCCACGATGCCGGCGACCTCGTCGAGCGTGAACGCGCTCGTCGCCTCGTCCTTCGGCTGCACCTTGAACAGTCGCAGGATGCCGTTCGCGAGCCAGTTCAGCGACCCGATCACGGGCAGCAGGATGCGCGCCACGAGCACGAGCGGCGGCGCGAGCAGCAGGGCGACGCGATCCGGCACCGAGAACGCGAGGTTCTTCGGGATCATCTCGCCGAACACGACGTGCAGGAAGGTCACCGCGAGCAGCGCGACGACGAAGGCGATCACCGCGATCGCATCCCCGCTGAGCGCGGTCGCCCCGAGCGGCACCTCGAGCAGGTGCTTGATCGCCGGCTCGCTGACGTTGAGGATCACGAGCGAGCAGACCGTGATGCCCAGCTGGCTCGTCGCCAGCATGAGCGTCGCGTGCTCCATCGCCCAGAGGGTCGTCTTCGCGGCGCGGCTGCCGGCAGCGGCGCGCGGCTCGATCTGCGAGCGCTTCGCCGAGATGACGGCGAATTCGGCGCCGACGAAGAAGCCGTTCACGATCAGCAGCACGAACAGCCAGATCAGGCCGGCGATGTCACTGCTCGCCATGAGCGCTCACCTCCTGTCGGTCGCGGGCATCCGGGGCGGTGGATGCGGGCTCGGCTCGTTCGGCTCCGGGCCCCTCGGCGTCGGCTCGCTCGGCGTCGGCTCGCTCGCTGTCGGTTCTGTCGGGTCTGTCGGCGGCGGGCGTCCAGCGCAGTCGCGCGACGCGCACCCCGTCCATCCGCACGACCGTGAGCGCGCCGTGTTCGAGCTCGACGGCGTCGCCGACCTCGGGAACCCGCTCCAGCCGGTCGAGCACGAGCCCGCCGACCGTGTCGTAGTCGTCGCCCTCGGGCACGATCGCGGCGGCCCCGCCGCCCGTCGCGGTGAGCTGGCGCACCTCGTCGGGGCGCAGGCCGGCGTCGAGCATCCATCCCTCGCCGTCGCGCACCACGGCCTGGTGGATGCGGTCGTGCTCGTCGCGCAGCTCGCCCACGAGCTCTTCGATGAGGTCTTCGAGGGTGACGAGTCCGGCGGTGCCGCCGTGCTCGTCGAGCACGATCGCGAGCTGCCCGCCCGAGCGGCGCAGCGTCTGCAGCACGCCGTCGACGGCGGCCGTCTCGGGCACGAACAGCGCCGCCGTCGCGAGATCGCCCGCGGTCACGCCGTCGCGCTCGCCCGGGTCGAGGCGGAACGCCTGCTTCACGTGCACGAGCCCGACGATGTCGTCGCGATCGGCGCCGGTGACCGGGAAGCGCGAGTGCCCGGAGGCGAGCGAGGCGGCGATCACGGCGTGCGCCGAGTCGTCGGCGGCGACCGTCACCATCCGCACCCGCGGGGTCAGCGCGTCGGCGACGTCGTGCTGCGCGAAGCGCAGGGTGCGGTCGAGCAGGGTCGCGTGGTCGGGGTCGAGGGTGCCCTCGACGGCGGAGCGCCGCACGAGGAAGCCGAGCTCCTCGGCCGTGCGCGCCCCCGACAGCTCCTCCTTCGGCTCGATGCCCATGCGCCGGATGATCGCGTTCGCGGTGCCGTTGCACAGCGCGATCACGGGCCGGAACACGGTCGTGAACACCACCTGCAGCGGCACGACGAGCTTCGCCGTCTGGCGGGGGAGGGCGAGCGCGAAGTTCTTCGGCACGAGCTCGCCGAGGATCATCGAGAACAGCGTCGCCAGCACGATCGCGACGACGGCGCCGACGCCGGGCACGACGGCATCCGGGATGCCGAGGCCGGTGAGCGGGCCGCGCAGCAGGCTGCTGATCGCCGGTTCGAAGGTGAAGCCGGCCAGCAGGGTCGTCAGGGTGATGCCGAGCTGGGCGCCGGAGAGGTGCGTCGAGGTGATGCGCAGCGCGCCGATCACCGGGCCGAGCCGCTTCTCACCGCGGTCGCGCCGGCCTTCGAGCTCGTGGCGGTCGAGGTTCACCAGGGCGAACTCGCTCGCGACGAAGACGCCGGTTCCGACGGTGAGCAGGGTGCCGAGGATCAGACCGAGCCACTCGGGCACGCGTCACCTCCGTCGGCGACGCGGATGGGCAGGCTGGGTCTATGGCAGTCGTCCATGCGACGACCGTAAATCAGGATGCTCGGAGAACGCCGGGCGCGAAACGCGAGCGCGCCGCGGTCAGCGGGAACGCGAAGAGCGCGGCTCCCGAAGTGGGAACCGCGCTCTTCGACCTGCGGAGGATGGGGGATTCGAACCCCCGAGGGCTTTCACCCAACACGCTTTCCAAGCGTGCGCCATAGGCCACTAGGCGAATCCTCCTGGCACTCGCCGAGGCGAAGCCGTCGCCCATCCTACCGGGCATTCGGGGCGCCGCCGTCCGCAGGCACCGCGGCCCTGGCAGGGCACCGCATCCGCGCGCTGCGAACCCGCGCCGATTCCCAGGTTGTGAGGTCATCCTTACTTCTACGCTGGAGGGCGTGACGACTCGCATCTTCATCGCCTCAGCAGAAGGTCACACCGGCAAGTCGACCGTCGCCCTCGGCGTGGTCGAGCTGCTGCAGCGCCGCGCCACGCGCGTCGGCGTCTTCCGGCCGGTCGCCCGCACGACGCAGGAGCGCGACTACGTGCTCGAGCTGCTGCTGGCGCACTCGACCGCCGATCTCGACTACGACACCTGCGTCGGCACGAGCTACGAGCGCGTGCACAACGACCCCGATGGGGCGCTCGATGAGATCGTCACGCGCTTCGCGGCGGTGGAGGCGGCGAGCGATGTGGTCGTGATCGTCGGCAGCGACTACACCGACATCGGCAGCCCGACCGAGCTGAGCTTCAACGCCCGCGTCGCCGCGAACCTCGGCGCCCCGGTGCTGCTCGTGCTCGGCGGACGCGGGCAGGATGGCACCGCCGCCCGCACCCCGGCCGAGCTGCGGCAGGTGGCCGAGGTCACCCGCGCCGAGCTGCGCGCCGAGCACGCCGGTCTGCTCGCCGTCGTCGTGAACCGCGCCGATCCCGACCAGCTGGGCGAGGTCGTCGCCGCGGTGGAGGCGGCCGAGCACGGCGCCGGCGGTGCCGCCTCGAGTGATATCCCCGTCTGGGCGATCCCCGAAGACCCGCTGCTCGTCGCGCCGTCGTTCCGCACGCTGGTCGAGTCGCTGGATGCGCGGCTCATCCGCGGCGAGGATGCGCTGCTCGACCGCGAGGTGCTCGGCACCGTGATCGCGGCGATGTCGCTCGAGAACGTGCTGCCGCGCCTGCTCGAGGGCGCGGTCGTCGTGGTTCCGGGAGATCGGTCGGATGTGCTGCTCGGCACGATCCTCGCTCACTCCTCCGACACCTTCCCTTCTCTCGCGGGCGTGCTGCTCAACGGCGGGTTCGAGCCCGCCGCATCCATCACCCGGCTGCTCGACGGCCTCGGCTCGCCGCTGCCGGTCGCGACGGTCGAGTCCGGCACCTTCGACACCGCGGTCGGCATCACGCGAACCCGTGGCCGTCTCGCCGCGGACTCCCCGCGAAAGCAGGAGGCGGCGCTCGCCCTGTTCGAACGCAGCGTCGACGGCGAGGCTCTCGCCTCCCGACTCGACCTCGCGCCCCCGACGGTCGTCACGCCGCTCATGTTCGAGCACGGCCTGCTCGACCGCGCCCGCGCCGACCGCAAGCACATCGTGCTGCCCGAGGGCGACGACGACCGCGTGCTGCAGGCTGCGGGGATGCTGCTGCAGCGCGGCACCGCGCAGCTCACGATCCTCGGCGAGGAGGTGGCGGTGCGCTCCCGCGCCCTCGAGCTCGGCGTCGATCTGCGCGACGCGGCGGTGATCAGCCCCTTCGACGAGCAGCTGCGGCAGCGCTTCGCCGAGGAGTACGCCCGCGTGCGCGCCCACAAGGGCATCACGGTCGGCCAGGCCGCCGACACGGTCACCGACGTCAGCTACTTCGGCACGATGATGGTGCACCTCGGACTCGCCGACGGGATGGTGTCGGGCGCCAAGCACACGACGGCGCACACCATCCGTCCCGCTTTCGAGATCATCAAGACGAAGCCGGGCGTCTCGGTCGTGTCGAGCGTCTTCCTCATGGCGCTCGCCGACCGCGTGCTCGTCTACGGCGACTGCGCGGTGATCCCCGACCCCACCTCCGAGCAGCTCGCCGACATCGCGGTGAGCTCGGCCGCGACCGCCCGGCAGTTCGGCATCGACCCGCGCGTGGCGATGCTGAGCTACTCGACGGGGGAGTCGGGAACGGGCGCCGATGTCGACAAGGTGCGCGCCGCGACGGCGCTCGTGCGCGAGCGCGCCGGGCATCTGCTGGTCGAGGGGCCCATCCAGTACGACGCGGCCGCCGACCCCACCGTGGCGGCCACGAAGATGCCCGATTCGGCCGTCGCGGGCCGTGCGACGGTATTCGTATTCCCCGATCTGAATACAGGCAACAACACCTACAAGGCCGTGCAGCGCAGCGCCGGCGCGGTCGCCATCGGACCCGTGTTGCAGGGTCTCAACAAGCCCATCAACGACCTCTCGCGCGGAGCCCTCGTGCGCGACATCGTCAACACGGTCGCGATCACCGCGATCCAGGCCCAGGGGAGTGCTCAGTGAGCCGCGTCTTCGTCGTCAACTCCGGTTCCTCGTCGATCAAGTACCAGCTCGTCGACCCCGTCGCGGGCGAGACGATCCTCTCGGGAACCCTGCAACGACTGGGCGAGCCGGGCGGTGACGCCGCGAACCACGACGAGGGGATGCGCATCGTGCTCGAGCGACTCGGCCCCGATGCCGAGGTCGCGGCGGTGGGTCACCGCGTCGTGCACGGCGGCGCCCGATTCGACCGCGCGGTGGTCGTGGACGACGCCGTGATCGCCGAGATCGAGAAGCTCAACGACCTCGCCCCGCTGCACAATCCGGCGAACCTCGACGGCATCCGCGCGGCCCGCGCCGCCTTCCCCGATGTGCCCCATGTGGCCGTCTTCGACACCGCCTTTCACCAGTCCATGCCGGAAGAGGCATGGAGATACGCGATCGACCGCGAGCTCGCCGATCGGCACGCGGTGCGGCGCTACGGATTCCACGGAACGAGCGTCAAGTACGTGACCGAGCGGGCCGCCGCGTTCCTCGGCCGGCCGCTCGGCGAGCTCAAGCAGATCGTGCTGCACCTCGGCAACGGCGCGAGCATCACCGCGGTCGACGGCGGCCGCAGCGTCGACACCTCGATGGGCCTCACGCCGCTCGAGGGCCTGGTGATGGGTACCCGCTCGGGCGACCTCGACCCGGCGATCGTGCCCTACCTCGGCCGTGTCGCCGACCTCGACCTCGGCGAGCTGGATGCGCTGCTCAACAAGCGCAGCGGGCTGCTCGGACTCACCGGCACGGGCGACATGCGCGACGTGCAGCGGGCCGCCGCCGAGGGCGAGCCGCGGGCCGAGCAGGCGCTGGCCATCTGGCGGCACCGGGTGAAGCACTACGTCGGCGCCTACGCCGCGATCCTCGGCGGGGTCGACGTGATCGCCTTCACGGCGGGCATCGGCGAGAACAACCCGCTGCTGCGCCGCCGCACGATGACCGGCCTCGAGTTCCTCGGCATCCGCATCGACGACGACCGCAACGAGCTCGACTCCCGCGCCGAGCGCCGCATCTCGCCCGACCGTCAGCCGGTCGAGGTGCTCGTCATCCCGACCGACGAGGAGCTCGAGATCGCGAAGCAGGCGCTCGCGCTGGCGCGCTGATCCTCCGGCTGATCGTCGGGCTGATCCTCAGAGCGCCGCGACGGCCTCCGCGATCGGCGTCGACCCGGTCGTGAGGTCGAACTGCTTCCGCACGGCGCCGCCCGAGCGCAGCAGCTCGGCCAGCACGGCGGCGACGTCGGCGCGGGGGATGTCGCCGCGCGGCAGCTCCGGGGCGGCGGAGACCGAGCCCGTCCCCGGTTCGTCCTTCAGGCCGCCGGGGCGCACGATCGTCCAGTCGAGATCCCGCTCGCGCACGGCCGCATCCGCCTCGCTCTTCGCCCGCAGATAGATCTGGAACACGTCGTCGGACTCGGGGTCGAAGCTGTCGGTGCCGATCGCCGAGACGATCAGATAGCGCCGCACGCCGGCCTGAACGGCGGCATCAGCGAGCAGGATGGCCCCGTCGCGGTCGAGGGTGAGTTTGCGCTCGGCGGTGCTGCCCGGGCCGGCGCCGGCCGCGAAGACGACCGCGTCGGCGCCGGCGATCGCCTCGGCGACCTCCGCGTCGTCGGCCTTCTCGAGGTCGAGCACGACGGGTTCGGCACCGACCGCGCGCAGGTCGTCGCCGTGGTCGGCGTTGCGCACGAGCCCGCGCACGCGGTGCCCGTCGGCGCTGAGCAGGGAAGAGAGCAGAAGGGCGATCTTGCCGTGACCGCCCGCGATCGCGATGTCCATGCCGTCAGTCCACCGCATCCGGCGCGCGGGATGCCGGTGCGGGCGTGATCGCTCAGGAGGCGAGGAGGAACGCGCGGTCGAGACGGCATACGCCGCGCAAAGAAAAGGACCCCCCGCGCACCCGCCAGAGCCCGGTTACCCTTGCTGCGTTTCCGCCCTGGGGGAGTTGGCCTGGATGGCGCCACGCGGGGAGCCGGGGATCAGTCTAGCGGGAGCCGGCGGTGCGGCCGTTCGCGGCCCGACACCATTCATCACCGCGCCCGCGCGTAACTCGAGTTCACGTCGGGCGCAATCCCTCCGGGCGCGTCGGAGCGGATTCGAACCGAGGAGAACCGCATCCTCGGTTGGCCGTCGTCCGC encodes:
- a CDS encoding magnesium and cobalt transport protein CorA, which produces MTLIDTGIYRDGARLAAPPETHLTSESLVGTDDLAWIGLLRPTAAQLTELAEEFDLHPLAVEDAQKGHQRAKLERYDHTLFLVLRPAWLAGADATAASTADGVTVESGEIHVFAGPHFVITVRHADRPSLAGVRARLEANPQTLCGGSEAVLAAILDEVVDGYAPVVHGLQEGVDALEDELLRGKADPAASQRIYHLLSQVIDFQRAIGPLPDMLHGLLRGSRKYGADDEVQNQVRNVLDHALRITERADAFRALLESLLTLHSTLVTQEQNEGMRRMTRASLAQGEESRRLAQIQLEQGEQTKKITSWAAILFAPTLIAGVYGMNFDAMPELHWAWGYPFAIALMLGLGAGLWFVFKRKRWL
- a CDS encoding TetR/AcrR family transcriptional regulator C-terminal domain-containing protein gives rise to the protein MTRSRALILDAAAVVFLEHGYVEATVDQIAAAGGVAKRTIYNLYGEKDALFRATILRSIATADRFSASLAAEVLAVDDPAAELPDIAVRLAESVLLGPVLPLRRLLVTESRRFPDLAEEYRDRAPEAVMRALAALFVRLAERGLLRAAPGRLMAEHFAFLVMGADLDRGTFLPLDVTARRVRTAARAGAAAFLRAYAPVP
- a CDS encoding DUF998 domain-containing protein, with the protein product MAEKNPDLDGAAAVTRSLLGWGVVAGPFYVVVGLVLALTRPGFDLTRHALSLLMLGDLGWLQRANLGLTALMVIAAAVGILRAIRSGRGLAIGALTIVYGGGLALSAVFPPDPVAGFPSGSAGGEFSLSGILHLLFGAIGFVAIAVAAFAYAGWVRALGRPRLAGFSILLGVLVLVGFVGGAALSNGPLVALGTALLWIAVLAQCAWLARAASQIYAWSPHPLRSKRAEQGRPEQGRAAE
- a CDS encoding hemolysin family protein; translation: MASSDIAGLIWLFVLLIVNGFFVGAEFAVISAKRSQIEPRAAAGSRAAKTTLWAMEHATLMLATSQLGITVCSLVILNVSEPAIKHLLEVPLGATALSGDAIAVIAFVVALLAVTFLHVVFGEMIPKNLAFSVPDRVALLLAPPLVLVARILLPVIGSLNWLANGILRLFKVQPKDEATSAFTLDEVAGIVAVSTREGVLDDRSGALQAAFEFTDKRVHDIEVPTTRMRTLARDATPADVRAAVAETGWSRFVLTDADASGVAEPVAAEPIAYLHLKDVLDLTGAADTQPVPAKRMRRLVTLSRDAELEDALDRMRRDGVHVARTADAEGRIHGAVFLEDILEELVGEIDDSAHAVS
- a CDS encoding hemolysin family protein; its protein translation is MPEWLGLILGTLLTVGTGVFVASEFALVNLDRHELEGRRDRGEKRLGPVIGALRITSTHLSGAQLGITLTTLLAGFTFEPAISSLLRGPLTGLGIPDAVVPGVGAVVAIVLATLFSMILGELVPKNFALALPRQTAKLVVPLQVVFTTVFRPVIALCNGTANAIIRRMGIEPKEELSGARTAEELGFLVRRSAVEGTLDPDHATLLDRTLRFAQHDVADALTPRVRMVTVAADDSAHAVIAASLASGHSRFPVTGADRDDIVGLVHVKQAFRLDPGERDGVTAGDLATAALFVPETAAVDGVLQTLRRSGGQLAIVLDEHGGTAGLVTLEDLIEELVGELRDEHDRIHQAVVRDGEGWMLDAGLRPDEVRQLTATGGGAAAIVPEGDDYDTVGGLVLDRLERVPEVGDAVELEHGALTVVRMDGVRVARLRWTPAADRPDRTDSERADAERADAEGPGAERAEPASTAPDARDRQEVSAHGEQ
- the pta gene encoding phosphate acetyltransferase; protein product: MTTRIFIASAEGHTGKSTVALGVVELLQRRATRVGVFRPVARTTQERDYVLELLLAHSTADLDYDTCVGTSYERVHNDPDGALDEIVTRFAAVEAASDVVVIVGSDYTDIGSPTELSFNARVAANLGAPVLLVLGGRGQDGTAARTPAELRQVAEVTRAELRAEHAGLLAVVVNRADPDQLGEVVAAVEAAEHGAGGAASSDIPVWAIPEDPLLVAPSFRTLVESLDARLIRGEDALLDREVLGTVIAAMSLENVLPRLLEGAVVVVPGDRSDVLLGTILAHSSDTFPSLAGVLLNGGFEPAASITRLLDGLGSPLPVATVESGTFDTAVGITRTRGRLAADSPRKQEAALALFERSVDGEALASRLDLAPPTVVTPLMFEHGLLDRARADRKHIVLPEGDDDRVLQAAGMLLQRGTAQLTILGEEVAVRSRALELGVDLRDAAVISPFDEQLRQRFAEEYARVRAHKGITVGQAADTVTDVSYFGTMMVHLGLADGMVSGAKHTTAHTIRPAFEIIKTKPGVSVVSSVFLMALADRVLVYGDCAVIPDPTSEQLADIAVSSAATARQFGIDPRVAMLSYSTGESGTGADVDKVRAATALVRERAGHLLVEGPIQYDAAADPTVAATKMPDSAVAGRATVFVFPDLNTGNNTYKAVQRSAGAVAIGPVLQGLNKPINDLSRGALVRDIVNTVAITAIQAQGSAQ
- a CDS encoding acetate/propionate family kinase, which encodes MSRVFVVNSGSSSIKYQLVDPVAGETILSGTLQRLGEPGGDAANHDEGMRIVLERLGPDAEVAAVGHRVVHGGARFDRAVVVDDAVIAEIEKLNDLAPLHNPANLDGIRAARAAFPDVPHVAVFDTAFHQSMPEEAWRYAIDRELADRHAVRRYGFHGTSVKYVTERAAAFLGRPLGELKQIVLHLGNGASITAVDGGRSVDTSMGLTPLEGLVMGTRSGDLDPAIVPYLGRVADLDLGELDALLNKRSGLLGLTGTGDMRDVQRAAAEGEPRAEQALAIWRHRVKHYVGAYAAILGGVDVIAFTAGIGENNPLLRRRTMTGLEFLGIRIDDDRNELDSRAERRISPDRQPVEVLVIPTDEELEIAKQALALAR
- a CDS encoding SDR family oxidoreductase, producing MDIAIAGGHGKIALLLSSLLSADGHRVRGLVRNADHGDDLRAVGAEPVVLDLEKADDAEVAEAIAGADAVVFAAGAGPGSTAERKLTLDRDGAILLADAAVQAGVRRYLIVSAIGTDSFDPESDDVFQIYLRAKSEADAAVRERDLDWTIVRPGGLKDEPGTGSVSAAPELPRGDIPRADVAAVLAELLRSGGAVRKQFDLTTGSTPIAEAVAAL